The genomic region TTCATTGGCCGCGACCACAATCCTGGCGCCTTCACGCTGTGGATGGCTGGTGGCGGAGTCAAGCCAGGCTACAGCCATGGCGAAACGGATGCCGTTGGCTACTCGGCGGCCGAGAACCCCGTCCCGCTGCGTGACTTTCATGCGACGCTCTTGCACTTGCTCGGATTCGATCACAATAAATTGAGTTATCCGTTTCAAGGCCTGAATCAAAAATTGACCGGCGTGCAACCCGCCCGAGTCATCCATGACATCTTGGCATAGTGCGAAGATTCTATAAATGCTGAGTCTATTTCGATCGTGGTAGCTTCCGTCGCCAGACGAATTTGATCTGGCGGCCAAGCACGTCGATCAGTCGGCGTGTAAAACCGTTGCAATTGTGCGTTCGCCGATGGTGGGTCACTGCCAATCATTGCAGCATCGAGGCACACAGAACGTTCCATTGCCGAATTTGCACATTGTTCAGCGGCAATCATTTTTTGGGCAGGCGTGACAAAGTGGTTCACAGGCGGCCAAGAGATGTAGCGAGCGTCGGTGCGTGAGTTTGGAATTTGCTGTGACTCTTGCAACGCGATTCCTTAACTCGTATCGGACATGTCTCTAAAATTGTGATAGGCAAATGAATATCGTCGGTGGAAGACTGGGTTAAAAACGATGAACCTTCGAACGAAATTTGGGGGCCGCACCAACAGCGTCTTGATTCTGATGACGCTTGTGACATCGGCCGTGAGCGTACATTCGAACCTTGCTGTTCGCGCGAGCGAACCGACGCAGGCACCACCGTCGGGTGAGCAGGCGGAGATTCAACCCCAGTTCGGGGACTGGGGCGATCCGTTTGTCGAACCTCAACATCCCGGCCGCGATCATTTTGGCGGCTGGCACTTGGGGGTGTTTGGTCACTACACGACCACCGGACACCTGTTAACGCAAGTGTTCCCGAACACGCCAGCGGCCCGCGCTGGACTCGAACCAGGAGACCGGATCATCACGGTGAATGGTTATCAAGTCGGCGACGTGTTGAACCGGCAATATCCGATCGACGTCCTGATCCAGCGACATGCGTCCCCCACTGGCTTTGTGCGACTGTTGGTGCAAAACCGACGGACGCTTCGCTTGCACAATCTCGACGTCCGCTTGGCCCGCGGCCGCATCCACTTCTAAACGAAAACCCTTGATGTTTGTAGCGAACATCGTCATCGGTTTGTTGATTTGATCTAAATGCGAATCGCTCTGGAGAGCGGTGGGCCGTGAGGCACCGGGGCGTGCATGGGACGCGGCCGCTGAGGCGTCACGGATCACTAAATCAACAAGCCGCTAACGGCTTTTCCCCAGCCACCGTTTTCGACTGACAAAAAGCAGCCTCCAAGGGTCGAATCCCACTCGAAGCAACTTCGGTGTATGTTAGAGTGGTTCGGGCATGATTGCCGATGCTCGAACCAACATCCCTGCTTCCTGAAGTTGTCGTCTTAGGAGTTCCCCCTTGAAATCCCGCTTCCTTTCCGGTTTGATTCTTTTGCTGTTCGTCTCCGCTAGTCACGTCATGGCCGAAACGCCCAACGTGATTGTCATCATGGCCGACGACCTCGGTTACGGAGACGTTTCTTGTTACGGCGCGACATCGCTAGAAACCCCGAACATCGACAAACTGGCGAACGAAGGAGTGCGATTTACCAGCGGGTACTGCTCGGCATCGACGTGCACTCCGACTCGCTATTCGATGCTAACCGGCACCTATGCCTTTCGCGGGGAACGCACCGGGATCGCACCGCCCAACGCTCCTGCGATCATCAAACCGGGCACCGAAACCGTGGCTTCGCTACTGCAGGGTGCGGGTTACAAGACGGCCGTGATCGGCAAATGGCACCTCGGCTTGGGCGACGAGGGTGGCCCCGATTGGAATGGGGAACTGAAACCAGGACCGCTGGAAATTGGTTTTGATACCTGTTTCCTGTTGCCCACCACCAACGATCGCGTCCCGCAAGTTTATGTGCACGATCATCATGTCGAAAACCTTGACCCTGCGGATCCGTTGTGGGTTGGAACCAAAAAACCAAGCCCCGAGCATCCCACGGGTATCACGCATCGTGACACGCTAAAGATGGATTGGTCGCATGGTCACAACTCGACGATTCACAACGGCATCAGCCGCATCGGCTTTTACACTGGCGGTCACGCGGC from Novipirellula caenicola harbors:
- a CDS encoding PDZ domain-containing protein → MNLRTKFGGRTNSVLILMTLVTSAVSVHSNLAVRASEPTQAPPSGEQAEIQPQFGDWGDPFVEPQHPGRDHFGGWHLGVFGHYTTTGHLLTQVFPNTPAARAGLEPGDRIITVNGYQVGDVLNRQYPIDVLIQRHASPTGFVRLLVQNRRTLRLHNLDVRLARGRIHF